Genomic DNA from Anguilla anguilla isolate fAngAng1 chromosome 17, fAngAng1.pri, whole genome shotgun sequence:
ctgccgTCCCTCACTCTCCCGTTTCTCATAGCCGTTCTCTCATGTTTCAAAGTCCACTGCTGCTGCCAACCTTACTTCTCcatatcccacaatcccctacTGCCACACTTATTACTCcatatcccacaatcccctggtTCACCACAGGACTTGGGGTACAGAGCATCACAAGCGGACCCAATCTTCTTTCCCCagctgcccccctgcccctcccactcctggaccccccccccccccccgagcgtcAGGGCGCTAGAGCTCTGTGCGAGAGCGGGATATGCGCGGGCCCTTCCTGATctctttcctcttctcctccttcctcctcctcttctcttcttccctcAGGACTTTCTGGAAGGCTTCTACAGTGTGCAGCACctgaggtgggggaggaaggggtggggcaggACAGGCAGGGGTGGTGCAGGGCAGCAAAGAGGAGGTGGCAAGAGGAAGAATCAAAGTGAAGTTTTTCTCTGATTTGTCACCAGTCGAGCTCCCAGCAGAGCAAACAAAAGGCCCCCCCGTTTCATCaaataacactttttttgtcttgcatTTTAGATGTTCATTAAGCCGTAAGATAAagatgcatatttatttttgatgtatGAACAGGAAGATATTTCACTGCATGTAATTTCTAAGAACAAAAGCTGGAGCTCTGGCACAGCAAGTACACTCTGTATGGATGTTTACTTCAAGATTGACTGGTAGTCTGCTAAACAGTAGCGCCGCTGTTtggttaaaatataaatagtatATTAATTACCTCCTAATGGTCAGTACCAAATCCTCCAGTAGAGGGCAGTATAAGAACATTATGTCTTTCAAGATAAGAATACTAACTTAAAATCTCAACTAAGTAAAACAGGCGTAGTATCATagtatttgtatttctttggcCCTTTATGCATCATATAATTAGATTTCTGCTGGTGGTTGTTGGCTacaaaaatcaaattaattaaatcggTTACAAAAAGAGGATGATTCGAATTCTGGGGCTGATTTTGATTGCACAGGGTCACAGCGAGACTGCGGCCCTCACTGAGGACCagagccctgctctctctgagcACGCTCCCACTGGCACTCACGTCGTCTCGCTCAGTGCGGTACGGGTTGATATAGTCGGCCGATTTCTCCGTTATTCCCAACTCCTGGGACATCTGAGGCAGGACAGGAGAGACGAGGGAAAAGGGtaaatgagagaggagaggagagtgagagaaagagagagagaaaaacgggATAGAAAATGTTGCAAAAGGTACGCCACGTAATCCCAGGGAGTGGGGAGAGACAAACAGAGCTCTCAAAGAAGCTGCCATCAATTTTGTCATCCGCGGTATAAAGACTAATAGCCCTGTAGGGTACCCAAagcccgcccctccccccaccccggaaGTCTAACCAGTGTGAGGACGTGCTGGTGGGCCCCCCCGGCGAAGACGCCCGTCAGGTTGCAGAAGCGCAGCCCCCAGCGCAGCAGGGCCCCCCAGTCGGCGTTGCGGTCGTAGTAGTGATGCACGATGCGCGGGAAGCGCAGGGCCACGTCGCCAAAGAACGCCGTGTTCTCTATCACATGGGAGTACGctggacagagggagggaagaacggagagagagagggagtgagtgagggcgggagagaaa
This window encodes:
- the LOC118217379 gene encoding coiled-coil domain-containing protein 134-like, which codes for MLCLCAALLVLAAPALSSSADPETHRPRHDSNLEIYKRLLETKRKDQLNALKNLVELNDINQQHKIIDIMLKGLFKVLEDSRAVLTAANLQPDDPFPRDDKIKEAYSHVIENTAFFGDVALRFPRIVHHYYDRNADWGALLRWGLRFCNLTGVFAGGAHQHVLTLMSQELGITEKSADYINPYRTERDDVLHTVEAFQKVLREEEKRRRKEEKRKEIRKGPRISRSRTEL